One Bdellovibrionota bacterium DNA window includes the following coding sequences:
- a CDS encoding nitronate monooxygenase, giving the protein MQGIAKEEPKIIQGGMGVGVSTWRLANAVARWGQLGVVSGTALDSVWTRKLQKGDLGGHFERAMKAFPVPEIAERMYRKYFSPSEKVALTPYKRPPMLTASPSKELKELLIVSNFIEVFLAKEGHTGLVGINYLEKLQMATLASVYGAMLAGVGYVLMGAGIPREIPGALDKLSKHEQVELKLQVSESGSQDDYRTTFSPMEIMGGVLPPLVRPRFLAIVSSSALALTLARKATGAVNGFVIEGATAGGHNAPPRGNLQFNERGEPIYGAKDRPDLEAIKAIGLPFWLAGSFGSPEGLRKALGLGAAGVQVGTAFALCEESGLSSELKCDLLNHAKNGGVDVFTDPEASPTGFPFKVARLSGTLSESATYRERPRKCDVGYLRRPYKREDGSLGYRCPAEPIDTYISKGGKVEETHGRKCLCNALLANIDLAQRQEDDYVEKPLITIGDDVNSVERFMSPGSSSYTAADVVRTLLG; this is encoded by the coding sequence ATGCAGGGGATCGCGAAAGAAGAGCCGAAAATCATCCAGGGCGGCATGGGGGTCGGTGTTTCCACCTGGCGCCTCGCAAACGCCGTGGCCCGTTGGGGACAGTTGGGCGTTGTGTCCGGAACGGCGCTCGATTCGGTTTGGACGCGCAAGCTTCAAAAAGGAGATCTCGGCGGACATTTCGAGCGGGCGATGAAAGCCTTTCCCGTGCCGGAGATCGCCGAACGAATGTACCGGAAATATTTCTCCCCCTCGGAAAAAGTTGCGCTCACGCCTTACAAGCGCCCGCCGATGCTGACCGCCTCACCCTCGAAGGAATTGAAGGAGCTTCTGATCGTTTCGAACTTCATCGAGGTGTTTTTAGCGAAGGAAGGGCACACCGGCCTGGTGGGCATCAACTACCTGGAAAAATTGCAGATGGCCACGCTGGCCAGCGTCTATGGAGCGATGTTGGCCGGCGTCGGATATGTTCTTATGGGAGCCGGGATTCCGCGCGAAATTCCCGGGGCTCTCGACAAGCTTTCGAAGCACGAACAGGTGGAACTTAAACTCCAGGTCAGCGAGTCCGGGAGCCAGGACGACTACCGCACGACGTTTTCACCCATGGAAATCATGGGTGGAGTGCTCCCCCCGCTCGTCCGGCCAAGATTTTTGGCCATTGTTTCCTCGTCTGCGTTGGCCTTGACGCTGGCGCGCAAGGCCACCGGAGCCGTCAACGGCTTCGTGATCGAGGGGGCTACGGCCGGCGGGCACAACGCTCCTCCGCGAGGAAATCTTCAGTTCAACGAGCGGGGAGAACCGATTTACGGCGCAAAGGATCGGCCCGATCTGGAAGCGATCAAAGCCATCGGTCTCCCGTTTTGGCTGGCTGGATCGTTCGGAAGTCCGGAGGGACTCCGAAAAGCGCTCGGTCTGGGAGCCGCGGGAGTTCAGGTCGGAACCGCGTTCGCCCTTTGCGAGGAATCCGGATTGTCTTCGGAGTTGAAATGCGATCTTCTGAACCATGCGAAAAACGGAGGGGTCGACGTATTCACGGATCCCGAGGCCTCCCCGACCGGCTTCCCCTTCAAGGTGGCGCGATTATCAGGAACCCTTTCGGAATCCGCAACGTATCGAGAGAGACCGCGGAAATGCGACGTTGGATATTTGCGGAGGCCGTACAAGAGAGAGGACGGCAGCTTGGGTTACCGCTGCCCGGCGGAGCCGATCGACACGTACATCAGTAAAGGCGGAAAAGTGGAAGAGACACACGGGCGGAAATGCCTCTGTAACGCCCTTCTGGCCAACATCGACCTCGCACAACGGCAGGAAGATGACTATGTCGAAAAACCCCTGATCACGATCGGGGATGACGTGAATTCGGTTGAACGCTTCATGAGCCCCGGAAGCTCGTCATACACGGCTGCGGACGTCGTACGAACCTTGCTAGGCTAG
- a CDS encoding CBS domain-containing protein: MKCSDVMSTRIQICQEDDTINLCAERMRDCQIGFCPVVDELQRVVGTVTDRDLAVRAVAERRPWTTKVREVMTPGTIMCRSNAPLRDAEIKMARHRISRIVVVDERESCVGVISLTDLVRVEARDRAGEVAYAVMQREATPQS, from the coding sequence ATGAAATGCAGCGATGTGATGAGCACGCGTATCCAGATCTGCCAGGAGGATGACACGATCAATCTCTGTGCGGAACGGATGCGGGATTGCCAGATAGGTTTCTGTCCGGTCGTGGATGAGTTGCAGCGCGTGGTCGGCACGGTCACCGACCGTGATTTGGCCGTCCGAGCCGTGGCCGAGCGGCGGCCGTGGACGACGAAAGTCCGGGAAGTAATGACCCCGGGGACCATCATGTGCCGGTCGAACGCCCCGCTTCGGGACGCGGAAATCAAAATGGCGCGGCATCGGATCTCGCGAATCGTGGTCGTGGACGAGAGAGAGAGCTGCGTCGGCGTTATCAGCTTGACCGATTTAGTGCGGGTTGAAGCGCGGGACCGGGCCGGGGAAGTGGCCTACGCCGTCATGCAACGCGAAGCCACTCCGCAAAGTTGA